In the Streptomyces spororaveus genome, TGCTCGTCACCGGCGAACTGGCCAAACTGCCGGACGCGCAGCGGGAGGTGCTGGCCATGGCTTTCTACGCGGACCTCACCCAGGCCCAGATCGCCGAGCGCACCGGACTGCCGCTGGGCACCGTCAAGAGCCACGCCCGGCGCGGGCTGCACCGGATGCGCCACTGCCTCGGTGGCGAGGCGCGCGGGGGCGGGATCGGGGGCGCCGGCCGGTACCCGGCGCACCCCTCGGAACAAGATCCCATCCGCGGGGCGTCCGGCACCGAAGTACCCGTGAAACGCCCCGCACCGGCCGTGCGGGGCAGGCGAGCGCGAGGGGTTGAGTGACGTGGACCGTCGGAGGGTCGCTGTGGTGGGCGGGGGCGTGGCTGGGCTGACGGCCGCCCACATCCTGCAGAGCACGTACGACGTGGTGCTGTACGAGGCGGACGACCGCCTCGGCGGCCACGCCCACACCCATGAACTGCCCACCCAGGACGCGGGAACGGTCCACGTGGACAGCGGTTTCATCGTGCACAACGAGCGCACCTACCCGCACCTGCTGCGGCTGTTCCGCGAACTCGGCGTCACCACCCAGGAATCCGAGATGAGCATGTCCGTGCGGTGCGACGGCTGCGGTCTGGAGTACGCCGGCGCCCGGGGCGCGGCCGGACTGCTCGGCGGAGGCAACCTGCTGCGCGGCCGCCACCTGAGGATGCTCGCCGAGGTGCCGCGCTTCCACCGCGCCGCCCGGCGGCTGCTCGCCTCCCCCGACAGCGGGCTGACCCTGGGGGAGTTCCTCGACCGGCGCGGCTTCTCCCGTTACTTCGTCGGCCACTTCGCCATCCCGCTCGTCGCCGCCGTCTGGTCCTGCGCGCCGGACACGGCCCTCCAGTACCCCGCCCGCTACCTCTTCCGCTTCCTGGCCCACCACGGACTGCTGTCCGTCAAGGGATCCCCGCAGTGGCGTACGGTCACGGGCGGTTCCGCCGCCTACGTGGCCAAGGCGGCCAAGCACCTCACCTCCGTCCGCACCTCGACCCCGGTGCGGGCCGTCGTGCGCGCCGCCGACCACGCGCGCGTGCTCACCCCGGACGGCGACTCGACCCCGTACGCGGCCGTGGTCGTCGCCGTCCACCCCGACCAGGCGCTGCGCCTGCTGGCCGATCCGACCGAGGACGAGGTCCGGATCCTCGGCGCGTTCGAGTACTCCCGCAACCCCACCGTGCTGCACGGCGACACGTCGCTGCTGCCCCGCTCCGCGCACGCGCGCGCCTCCTGGAACTACTGGCTCCCCTCCTGCTCCGCCCGGCCCGAGACCGTCCAGGTCAGCTACGACATGAACCGGCTCCAGCGGCTGCCGACTGCCGAGCCGCACATCGTCACCCTCAACGCCCGCGGCCGGGTCGACCCCTTCGACGTCATCGCCCGCATGGTGTACGAACACCCCGTCTACACCCCCCGGTCCGTGGCGGCGCAGCGGGAACTGCCCCGGCTGAACACGTCCGTGACCGCCTTCGCCGGGGCCTACCACGGCTGGGGCTTCCACGAGGACGGCTGCCGCTCCGGCGTCGCCGCGGCCGAGGCCCTGGGGGTGCGGTGGTGACCGGCACCTCTGCGCGGCCGGCCGCCCCGCCCCACGTCCCGGCCCTCTACGCGTGCACCGTGGCCCACACCCGCACCACCCCCGTCCGCCACGCCTTCCAGCAGCGCACCTACCTGTGGCTCATCGACATCGACGAGCCGCCGCGCATACCCCGGGCGCTGCGCCCGCTGGCCCGGTTCGACGCCCGCGACCACTTCGGCGGCGAGGCCCCCACCCTGCGGGCCGGCCTGGAGGCACAGCTGTCCGCCCACGGGATCGAGAACGCGGACGGACGCATCCTGATGCTCGCCCACGCCCGGGTCCTCGGGCACGTCTTCAACCCGCTCACCCTCTACTGGTGCCACGACCGCGCCGGTACCCCGGTCTGCGTCGTGGCCGAGGTCCACAACACCTACGGCGAGCGCCACTGCTACCTGCTGCGCCCCGGCGCCGACTCGCTGGCCGAGGTGCCCAAGGACTTCTACGTCTCGCCGTTCTTCGCGGTCGAGGGCTTCTACCGGATGCGGCTGCCCGTCCCCGGCGACGACCTCGACCTGACCGTGCAACTGCGCCACGACGACGGGACCTGCCCCTTCACCGCGACCGTGCGGGGCACCCACCGGCCGGCCGGTGCCCGCGCCCTGCTCGGCGCCGCCCTGCGGCACCCGTGGTCCACCGCCCGCGTCTCCGCCGGCATCCGCTTCCACGGGATCCGCCTCCTCCTCCGCGGCCTCCCGGTCCGCCCCCGCCCCGTCCGTTCCGTCGGCGCCGTCCCTCCCGTCAGCGCCGTCCCTCCCGTCCGTCACCCGCAGGAAGGCACCCTGTGACCTTCTCGTACATCGCGGCCCACGAGAGCGCGCCCGCCCCCGTCGACCCGGCGCGCTGGCCCGACGTGGCACGGCCGCCCCGCGCCTCGGCCCTGCGCACCGCCGTCGCCGAGCGGATCATCGGCCGGGCCCTCGCCCGGCTCCCGCTCCGGGTCCGGTACGGGGCCGGAGAGCCGTCCGCGTACCGTGTGCCCCTGCAGGCCGGAGCGCTGCCCACGCTCACCCTCCACGACCCCGAGGCCTTCCACCGCCGGATCGGCGCCGACGGCCTGATCGGTTTCGGCGAGTCGTACATGGCCGGCGAATGGGACAGCGACGACCTGGTCGGCGTCCTCACCGTGCTCGCCGCCCACGTCGACGACCTGGTGCCGGCGCCGCTGCGCCGACTGCGCGAAGCCTGGGTACGCAGGCGCCCGGAGCAGCAGCGCAACACCCCCGAGGGGGCGCGGGAGAACATCCACCGCCACTACGACCTGTCCAACGAGCTGTTCACGCTGTTCCTCGACCGGAGCATGAGCTACTCCGCGGCGGTCTTCGCCGCGTTCCCCGCCTCACCCGCCACCTTCACCGCCGCCCAGCACCGCAAGATCGACCGGCTCCTCGACCTCGCGGACGTCGGACCGGGCACCCGGCTGCTGGAGATCGGCACCGGCTGGGGCGAACTGGCGATCCGGGCCGCCTCCCGGGGCGCCGAGGTGCTGACGGTGACCCTCTCCGCCGAGCAGCGCGACCTGGCCCGGGAACGCGTCGCCGCGGCCGGCCTCGGGGACCGGGTCACCGTCGAACTGCGCGACTACCGGCACGTCGAGGGCTCCTTCGACGCCGTCGTCAGCGTGGAGATGATCGAAGCGGTCGGCGCCGAGTACTGGGCCACCTACTTCGCCGCCCTGCGCCGCCTCCTCGCCCCCGGCGGCCGCGTCGCCCTCCAGGCCATCACCATGCCGCACGAGCGCATGCTCGTCACCGCCCGCACGCACACCTGGATCAGCAAGTACATCTTCCCCGGCGGGCTGATCCCCTCCCGGGAGGCGATGGCGCGCGCGAGCGCGGCGGCCGGACTGCGCACCGTGGAGGACGACGGCTTCGGCGACCACTACGCGGAGACGCTGCGGCTGTGGCGCGAGGAGTTCGACCGCCGGTCCGACGCCGTCGCCGCCCTCGGCTTCGACCGCACCTTCCGCCGTATGTGGGAGCTCTACCTCGCCTACTCCGAGGCCGGCTTCCGCTCACGCTACCTGGACGTACGCCACCTGCTCCTCACCGCCGACGACGACGAGCCGCGGGAGCCCCGATGACCCCCGACTGGGGCGCCCTGTCCCTGAACCTGGCCGCCGCGGCCGGCTCCGCGCTCGCGGTCATGCTGGTCACCTTCGCCGTGGCCACGGTCAAGGGCCTGCACCGGATCGTGGACGTCGCCTGGGGCGTGGCCTTCGCGGCGGTGGCGCTCGTCAGCTGGCTGCTGTCGAGCGGGTACGGTGACGACGGCCGACGGCTCGCGGTCGCCGCGGCGACGGTCGTCTGGGGGCTGCGCCTGGCCCTGCACATCGCCGCCCGCGGCCGGGGTCACGGCGAGGACCCGCGCTACGCCCGCATGCTCGCGCGGGCTCCGGGCAGCACCCGGCTCTACGCCCTGCGCAAGGTCTACCTCCTCCAGGGCGCGCTGGTGTGGCTCGTCTCGCTGCCCGTGCAGGCCGCGTCGTACGTGCCCGTTCCCCTCGGGCCGCTCGCCGCCGCGGGCCTGCTGCTGTGGGCGACCGGACTGCTCTTCGAGGCGGTCGGCGACTTCCAGCTGGCCCGCTTCAAGGAGCGCCCCGAGCACCGCGGGACGATCATGGAAGGCGGGCTGTGGAGCTGGACGCGGCACCCCAACTACTTCGGTGACTTCCTGGTCTGGTGGGGTCTGTACCTGCTGGCCTGCGCGACCTGGCAGACTGCGGCACTCACGCTGGTCTCACCGCTGGTGATGAGTGCGCTGCTGATCTGGGGCAGCGGCAAGAGACTCCTGGAGGCGCACATGGCGGACCGGCCCGGCTACGCCGCCTACGCCGCCCGCACCAGCGGGTTCTTCCCGCGCCCGCCGCGCCGCATACGCCGGGAGGCGGGGTGACGGCCGGGACCGAACGGGAGACGGAATCCACCGGCGAGGGCCGCGCCCTCGTGCTCCGTACGTCCCCCGCGGTACCGGCGGCCGCGGTCCTGCTGCTGCACGGCGGCCGCGAGGAGGGGCCGGAGCCGCCGCCGCTGCTCAACCTTCCCGCCCTGCGGATGCGGCCCTTCGCGGCCGCCGTCGTCCGCGCCACGCGCGGCCGCGACGTCCTGGTGGCGGAGGTGCGCTACCGGCACCGCGGCTGGAACGGCTCCCGCTGCGACGCCGCCCGGGACGCCGAGGCGGCCCTCGCGCGGCTGCGCGGGATCGCCGGGGACGTGCCGGTGGTCCTGGTCGGCCATTCCATGGGGGGCCGGGCCGCACTGCGGGCAGCCGGAGCACCCCTGGTCCACGGCGTGGTGGCGCTCGCCCCCTGGTGTCCGCCGGGCGAGCCCGTCGACCACCTCGCGGGTCGCCGGCTCTACCTGCTGCACGACGAGCAGGACCGGGTCACCTCGGCCGCCGGGTCCTGGGAGTTCGTACGCCGGTCCCGGCTGGCGGGCGCCTGTGCCACCGCCATCCCGATGGCCACGGGCGGCCACGCGATGCTCCGCGGCGCGGGCTCGTGGCACCGGCGTACCGCCGCACTCGTCACCGGCCTGGTCACGCGGGACTGAGGTCCGCGCCAGGACCCTTCGGCCGGGTGTGCGACCAATCCGGCGGCGGCCGCGCCGCGAAGTCACCGGTGTGAGCATCGACGGAGCAGTCATCATGCGCGGAGCGGCGGCCGCGTTGGCCGGTCTGGTGTCCGGCTACGCGGCACTGGCGCTGGCGGAACCGGTCGCGGCCGTGATCCGGCCCGAGGCCGGCCCGGTCACCGTCGTCGGGGGAGCGGCCGTCGACCGTACGCCGGCCGCGGTCAAGGACTGGGCGATCCGCACCTTCGGAGCCGACGACAAGCTGGTCCTTCAGCTCGGGATCCTCGCCGTGGCGGCCCTCCTGGCCATGGCCCTGGGCCTGTTCGCCCTGCGCGGGCGGCGGACCGCGGCGGCCGGCGTGTTCCTCTTCGGGCTGGTGGGAGCCGTGGCCGCGCTGAACCGGCCCGACTCCGGCGGGTTCGCCGACGCCCTGCCGTCCCTGACCGCCGGACTCGCCGGCGCCGCCGCCCTGTACGTCCTGACCGGCCCGCTCGTGTCCTTCCGGCCCCAGGGCGGGCCGGATGCCGGAGAAACCGGAGCCGACACCGGCACCGGCACCGGCACCGCGGCGGGATGGAGCCGCCGCCGCTTCCTGCTGCTGACCGGGGCCGCCGCCGCGTTCGGCACCGGTGCGGGGGCCGTCGGACGGGCCCTGGCCTCCGCACGCTCCGGCGACGCGATCGCCTCCCGGGCCGCGGTGGTGCTGCCGTCCCCCGTGTCACCGGCGCCGGACCTCCCCCCGGGCGCGGCCCTCCGCGTACCGGGGGTCAGCCCCTTCATCACGCCGAACAAGGACTTCTACCGCGTCGACACCGCCCTGGTCGTCCCCCGGGTCCCGGCGGACACGTGGCGGCTGCGGATCCACGGCAAGGGTGTGCGCCGCGAGCTGAACCTCTCCTTCGAGGAACTGCTCGCCCGGCCGCTCGTCGAGCGGGACATCACCTTGACGTGCGTCTCCAACGAGGTCGGCGGACCGTACGCGGGCAACGCCAGGTGGCTCGGCGCCCGGCTCGCCGACCTCCTCGCGGAAGCCGGCGTACGGCCCCCGTCCCAGGGCGGCCCCGCCGACCAGCTGGTCGCCCGCTCCGTCGACGGCATGACGCTGGGCACGCCGGTCGAGGACGTCATGGACGGGCGCGACGCCCTGCTCGCGGTCGGGATGAACGGCGAGCCGCTCCCGCCGGCCCACGGGTTTCCGGTGCGGATGGTCGTCCCGGGCCTGTACGGGTACGTATCGGCCTGCAAGTGGATCGAGGACATCGAGCTCACCACCTTCGACGCCTACGACCCGTACTGGGTGAAGCGCGCATGGGCGCCGCGGGCACCGGTCAAGACCCAGGCGCGCATCGACACCCCCAAACCCTTCGCCCGCCCCGCCGCCGGCCGGGTGACGGTGGCCGGAGTCGCCTGGGCCCAGCACCGCGGCATCGACCGCGTCGAGCTCCGGATCGACGACGGGCCGTGGCAGGAGGCGGATCTCGCCACCGAGGACACCCGCGACACCTGGCGCCAGTGGTCCTACGCCTGGCAGGCCACCGCCGGTACCCACACCCTCACCGTCCGCGCCACCGACCGGACGGGCGAGACCCAGACCGAACGGCGCGCCCCGACCATGCCCGACGGGGCCAGTGGCCGGCATTCCGTCGTCGTGATGGCCGGATAGGCGCCGGAGAGGCGTCGTACGGGCGCCGGTCCGTCGCCGGGAACACCTTTCCGGTCGACCTGGGGTGCCACCTCGGCCAAGCCGTGAGCAGGCCGGTACGCGCCTATTTGACGTGCACCTGCTAGGGCAAAATGGCAGATGTCACAGGCAAATGGGTACGGGAAGGTGTGGTCTTGGCGTTGCTGTCCTTACCGGTACGGCGCATACGGGCACTACGCGGGACGAGCGGGGTGGGATCGGGCCTGCAGCGCGCCCAGTCCTTCATGATCGTGGCCACCCTCCTGTACCGGGCGAGCCATCTGACGGTGGGCGCCCTCGCCGTCGCCCAGCGCCGGTCGGAACTCCCCCTGCAGTACGCGGGATTCGCCGCCGCCCTGGGACTGAGCGTGCTCACCTACGGCACCGCCCTGCGGCGCGGCTGGTTCGACCGCCGGCACATCTGGGCGGACGTCCTGGTCACCGGCTGCGTCCTGCCCCTGGCCCTCTGCGCCTGGGGCGGCGTGCGCGAACCACCCGCGATCGCGTGGGCCATGCTGCTCGGCGGCTCGGCGAGCGCCGTCGCGGCCATCTCCCTCGAACGACTCCACGCTCTCACCGTCATCGCGCTGCTCGTCGCCACCCACGTCATCGGCTACCACGCGGTGGGCGCGAGCCCCGCCGTCCTGCTCGGCCACCTCAACTCGATCGTGTCCTCGGCCGTGATGACCTGGCTCTTCCGCTGGTACCTGCTCCGCCAGGGCCGGCTCCTCGACGAGGCCAACGCCCGCGCCGTGGCCGCCGAGGCCCACAAGGCGCGCTACGCCGAGCGGCTGGAACACCACCGGGCCCTGCACGACACCGTCCTCGCCACCCTCACCACCCTGGCCTCCGGCTCGGTCGACGCCAACGCCCCCGAGGTGCGCCGACGCTGCGCGCGCGAAGCCGCGTACCTGCGCCGGCTGATCCAGCAGACCGCGGACGAGGTCCACCACCGCGAGATCGGTACGGCCCTGGAAGAGGCGGTCGGATCCGTCGAGGGACTCCAACTGCGGGTCACCGCCCAGTACCACGACCTGCCGCAGGTGCCCCCCGAGGTCGCCGCCGCGCTGGGCGACGCCGTCCGCGAGGCCCTGAACAACGTACGGCGCCACGCGGGCACGGGACACGCTTACCTCACCGCCACCCGGGACCCGGACGCACGCGGGGGAGCCGTCGTCACCGTGGTCGACCGGGGGCCCGGCTTCGACCCCGAGCGGTGCGAGCCGGGCCTCGGCCTGCGCGGCTCGGTGCACGGCCGGATGGCGGAAGTGGGAGGCCGGGCGACCGTGGACACCGCCCCCGGCGAGGGCGTACGGGTGGAGCTGAGATGGCCCGGGTGATCACCGTCTCGGTGGTCGACGACGACCGGATGCTCCTCGACGGCCTGCGGGCCTGGCTCGGCGGCGTGCCGGAGCTGCGGCTCGTGGCGACCGCCGCCACCGTCGGGGAACTCCTCGGCGCACCGGACGCGCAGCGTCCGTACGGATTCGGAGCGACGGGCTACGCGCCGCCCGACATCGTCCTCCTCGACCTCCTCCTGCGCGACGGCTCGGCCCCCGCCGACAACATCCGGCGGCTGCTGCGGACCGGCAGCCGCGTCCTGATGATCAGTACGGTGCCCGACCGCTCCCGGATCATCGAGGCCGTCCGGGCGGGCGCCGACGGCTACCTGACCAAGGACCACGACCTGCCCACCCTGGTCGCCGCCATCAAGGACCTGGCCTCGGGCCAGGGCTCCCTCTCCACCGAACTCGCCTTCGCCTGCGCCTACGACGACAGCCCCGCCCGCCCCCGCCTCTCGCCCCGGGAGCGGCAGATCCTCCTCGACTACGCCTCCGGGCTGACCCTGAAGTCCGCCGCCCGGCGCGCCGGCATCACCGTCCACACCGCCAAGGACTACCTGGACCGGGTCAAGGCCAAGTACCAGCAGGCCGGCCGCCCCACCTACACCAAGCTCGACCTGGCCCGGCGGGTACGGGAAGACAGCCTCGACGCGGGCTGACCCCCCGCACAAGCCCCCCAAACGGACGGCTACAGGGGGCACACGCGCGGTCCCTATCGTCATCCCCGGCGGAGCATCGGAAGGCCCGCCGGAAAGGGGACGAGCCGGTGTCCATCTTCTGGCCGGCGCTGCCGGAGGACTGTACCGTCGCGGGCCCGGACGGCGGCCCGCACCCGAGGCGAGGGC is a window encoding:
- a CDS encoding sensor histidine kinase, producing MGSGLQRAQSFMIVATLLYRASHLTVGALAVAQRRSELPLQYAGFAAALGLSVLTYGTALRRGWFDRRHIWADVLVTGCVLPLALCAWGGVREPPAIAWAMLLGGSASAVAAISLERLHALTVIALLVATHVIGYHAVGASPAVLLGHLNSIVSSAVMTWLFRWYLLRQGRLLDEANARAVAAEAHKARYAERLEHHRALHDTVLATLTTLASGSVDANAPEVRRRCAREAAYLRRLIQQTADEVHHREIGTALEEAVGSVEGLQLRVTAQYHDLPQVPPEVAAALGDAVREALNNVRRHAGTGHAYLTATRDPDARGGAVVTVVDRGPGFDPERCEPGLGLRGSVHGRMAEVGGRATVDTAPGEGVRVELRWPG
- a CDS encoding alpha/beta fold hydrolase, yielding MTAGTERETESTGEGRALVLRTSPAVPAAAVLLLHGGREEGPEPPPLLNLPALRMRPFAAAVVRATRGRDVLVAEVRYRHRGWNGSRCDAARDAEAALARLRGIAGDVPVVLVGHSMGGRAALRAAGAPLVHGVVALAPWCPPGEPVDHLAGRRLYLLHDEQDRVTSAAGSWEFVRRSRLAGACATAIPMATGGHAMLRGAGSWHRRTAALVTGLVTRD
- a CDS encoding NAD(P)/FAD-dependent oxidoreductase, which gives rise to MDRRRVAVVGGGVAGLTAAHILQSTYDVVLYEADDRLGGHAHTHELPTQDAGTVHVDSGFIVHNERTYPHLLRLFRELGVTTQESEMSMSVRCDGCGLEYAGARGAAGLLGGGNLLRGRHLRMLAEVPRFHRAARRLLASPDSGLTLGEFLDRRGFSRYFVGHFAIPLVAAVWSCAPDTALQYPARYLFRFLAHHGLLSVKGSPQWRTVTGGSAAYVAKAAKHLTSVRTSTPVRAVVRAADHARVLTPDGDSTPYAAVVVAVHPDQALRLLADPTEDEVRILGAFEYSRNPTVLHGDTSLLPRSAHARASWNYWLPSCSARPETVQVSYDMNRLQRLPTAEPHIVTLNARGRVDPFDVIARMVYEHPVYTPRSVAAQRELPRLNTSVTAFAGAYHGWGFHEDGCRSGVAAAEALGVRW
- a CDS encoding DUF1295 domain-containing protein translates to MTPDWGALSLNLAAAAGSALAVMLVTFAVATVKGLHRIVDVAWGVAFAAVALVSWLLSSGYGDDGRRLAVAAATVVWGLRLALHIAARGRGHGEDPRYARMLARAPGSTRLYALRKVYLLQGALVWLVSLPVQAASYVPVPLGPLAAAGLLLWATGLLFEAVGDFQLARFKERPEHRGTIMEGGLWSWTRHPNYFGDFLVWWGLYLLACATWQTAALTLVSPLVMSALLIWGSGKRLLEAHMADRPGYAAYAARTSGFFPRPPRRIRREAG
- a CDS encoding DUF1365 domain-containing protein, whose amino-acid sequence is MTGTSARPAAPPHVPALYACTVAHTRTTPVRHAFQQRTYLWLIDIDEPPRIPRALRPLARFDARDHFGGEAPTLRAGLEAQLSAHGIENADGRILMLAHARVLGHVFNPLTLYWCHDRAGTPVCVVAEVHNTYGERHCYLLRPGADSLAEVPKDFYVSPFFAVEGFYRMRLPVPGDDLDLTVQLRHDDGTCPFTATVRGTHRPAGARALLGAALRHPWSTARVSAGIRFHGIRLLLRGLPVRPRPVRSVGAVPPVSAVPPVRHPQEGTL
- a CDS encoding molybdopterin-dependent oxidoreductase; translation: MRGAAAALAGLVSGYAALALAEPVAAVIRPEAGPVTVVGGAAVDRTPAAVKDWAIRTFGADDKLVLQLGILAVAALLAMALGLFALRGRRTAAAGVFLFGLVGAVAALNRPDSGGFADALPSLTAGLAGAAALYVLTGPLVSFRPQGGPDAGETGADTGTGTGTAAGWSRRRFLLLTGAAAAFGTGAGAVGRALASARSGDAIASRAAVVLPSPVSPAPDLPPGAALRVPGVSPFITPNKDFYRVDTALVVPRVPADTWRLRIHGKGVRRELNLSFEELLARPLVERDITLTCVSNEVGGPYAGNARWLGARLADLLAEAGVRPPSQGGPADQLVARSVDGMTLGTPVEDVMDGRDALLAVGMNGEPLPPAHGFPVRMVVPGLYGYVSACKWIEDIELTTFDAYDPYWVKRAWAPRAPVKTQARIDTPKPFARPAAGRVTVAGVAWAQHRGIDRVELRIDDGPWQEADLATEDTRDTWRQWSYAWQATAGTHTLTVRATDRTGETQTERRAPTMPDGASGRHSVVVMAG
- a CDS encoding SAM-dependent methyltransferase; the protein is MTFSYIAAHESAPAPVDPARWPDVARPPRASALRTAVAERIIGRALARLPLRVRYGAGEPSAYRVPLQAGALPTLTLHDPEAFHRRIGADGLIGFGESYMAGEWDSDDLVGVLTVLAAHVDDLVPAPLRRLREAWVRRRPEQQRNTPEGARENIHRHYDLSNELFTLFLDRSMSYSAAVFAAFPASPATFTAAQHRKIDRLLDLADVGPGTRLLEIGTGWGELAIRAASRGAEVLTVTLSAEQRDLARERVAAAGLGDRVTVELRDYRHVEGSFDAVVSVEMIEAVGAEYWATYFAALRRLLAPGGRVALQAITMPHERMLVTARTHTWISKYIFPGGLIPSREAMARASAAAGLRTVEDDGFGDHYAETLRLWREEFDRRSDAVAALGFDRTFRRMWELYLAYSEAGFRSRYLDVRHLLLTADDDEPREPR
- a CDS encoding response regulator, with translation MARVITVSVVDDDRMLLDGLRAWLGGVPELRLVATAATVGELLGAPDAQRPYGFGATGYAPPDIVLLDLLLRDGSAPADNIRRLLRTGSRVLMISTVPDRSRIIEAVRAGADGYLTKDHDLPTLVAAIKDLASGQGSLSTELAFACAYDDSPARPRLSPRERQILLDYASGLTLKSAARRAGITVHTAKDYLDRVKAKYQQAGRPTYTKLDLARRVREDSLDAG